The Brevibacillus brevis genome contains a region encoding:
- a CDS encoding glutathione ABC transporter substrate-binding protein, whose product MKKTRFFQTLLAMTVAVSTALAGCSQAPEAGGSTNSSGQTNASSPAGKEGGTLVIARLSDANNLDPHFLTQINSAAIIHHKVYEGLVRMDKESKYVGSLASEWKQLDDVTWEFKLRSGVTFHDGTPFNAEAVKKTIARVQDPAVGSNRANLFEAIKEVKVVDDTTVQFILHYPYAPLLSVLASAEGGILSPKAIEQYGKDLTKHPSGTGPYKFESWTPGQEVVLVKNDSYWSDKPNLDKVVFKTVPEDTTRLAMVETGEAHIAEQLPVTEVERVKNSSSMTLGRYPAFASDHIGINNSKKPFDDVRVRQAIAHAIDKKTIIQGVYNDVGTVAHSSITPSMVGYSPNVKDLPYDLEKSKKLLAEAGYVNGFKATIYLNDNKARISLAEVLQQQLKQINIDLEVKVLEFGAYIEAANKGETELFLSGWGNATGDADYNQYNLFHTKSQGAAGNHAFYSNPEVDKLIEEGRKEKDEEKRKQIYEKAQQIEMDEAAMVPYRFSENLAAIQKGVEGVWISPAGHIEIDDVTLP is encoded by the coding sequence ATGAAAAAGACGCGCTTTTTCCAGACGCTGCTTGCCATGACCGTTGCGGTTTCTACAGCGTTGGCAGGCTGCTCGCAAGCACCTGAAGCAGGAGGGAGTACCAATTCTTCAGGGCAAACCAATGCTTCATCACCAGCTGGCAAAGAAGGCGGGACACTCGTCATCGCCCGCTTGTCTGATGCGAACAACCTTGACCCACATTTTTTAACACAAATCAATTCCGCTGCCATCATTCATCACAAGGTATACGAGGGTCTCGTTCGGATGGACAAAGAAAGCAAATATGTAGGCTCACTCGCTTCTGAATGGAAGCAGCTCGATGATGTGACATGGGAATTCAAGCTTCGCTCCGGTGTGACGTTCCACGATGGCACGCCATTCAATGCGGAAGCTGTAAAAAAGACGATTGCTCGTGTCCAAGACCCGGCAGTAGGCTCAAATCGCGCCAATTTATTTGAAGCCATCAAAGAAGTAAAGGTTGTGGATGATACAACGGTACAATTCATCCTCCACTATCCATACGCACCGCTCCTGTCCGTACTCGCCAGTGCAGAGGGTGGAATTTTGTCACCAAAAGCGATTGAACAGTATGGGAAAGACTTGACCAAGCATCCAAGCGGAACAGGCCCTTACAAATTCGAATCATGGACTCCTGGTCAAGAAGTCGTCCTGGTGAAAAACGATAGCTATTGGAGCGACAAACCGAATCTGGACAAAGTCGTCTTCAAGACCGTTCCAGAGGATACGACCAGACTCGCGATGGTCGAGACAGGAGAAGCTCATATAGCTGAGCAATTGCCAGTGACAGAAGTTGAGCGGGTGAAAAATTCTTCGAGTATGACACTTGGCCGTTACCCTGCTTTCGCTAGCGATCATATCGGGATTAACAACTCGAAGAAGCCATTCGATGATGTGCGCGTTCGTCAGGCGATTGCACATGCGATCGATAAGAAAACCATCATTCAAGGGGTCTACAACGATGTGGGGACGGTTGCTCATTCTTCCATTACCCCGTCCATGGTTGGCTACAGTCCGAATGTAAAAGACTTGCCCTACGATCTGGAAAAATCCAAAAAGCTGTTGGCGGAAGCTGGATACGTGAACGGCTTCAAAGCAACTATTTACTTAAATGATAACAAGGCAAGGATTAGCTTGGCAGAGGTGCTGCAGCAACAGCTGAAACAAATCAATATCGATCTGGAAGTGAAAGTGCTGGAGTTCGGTGCTTATATTGAAGCAGCCAACAAAGGCGAAACAGAATTGTTCCTCAGCGGTTGGGGCAACGCGACAGGCGATGCAGACTACAACCAATACAATCTGTTCCACACGAAGTCGCAAGGGGCAGCCGGCAACCACGCTTTCTACAGCAATCCGGAAGTGGACAAGCTGATCGAAGAGGGCCGCAAAGAGAAAGACGAAGAAAAACGGAAACAAATCTACGAAAAAGCACAGCAGATCGAAATGGACGAAGCGGCAATGGTACCGTACCGCTTCTCAGAAAACCTCGCAGCGATTCAAAAAGGTGTAGAAGGAGTTTGGATCAGCCCAGCAGGACACATCGAGATCGACGATGTAACATTGCCGTAA
- a CDS encoding glutathione ABC transporter substrate-binding protein, translating into MKKKHMLGSILALSVLVSTVLAGCGGSQTSSGTNSASNSNQASTSPASSSAAAGGGGTLIIARLSDANNLDPHFSTQINSMAVTQHKLYEGLVMMDRNSEYKPLLAKEWKQKDDVTWEFTLREGVTFHDGEPFNAEAVKKTIDRILDKDNPTPKANMFGMIKEVKVIDPQKVDIILHYPFAGLLSVLASAEGGIISPKAIDQFGKELSKKPVGTGPFIFESWTPGQEIVMVKNEKYWGNQPKLEKVVFKTIPEDATRVAMVETGEAHVAEQLPVTELERVQNSQSMSLGRFESFAVDHIGMNVKQKPFDDVRVRQAIAHAIDKEAIIKGVYNNVGKVAISSLGPKVIGYSPNIKTPEYDLNKAKQLLTEAGYANGFKATIYLNDNKARINVAEVLQSQLKGIGIDLQIQVMEFGAYLELAAKGEAQMFISGWGNATGDADYNQYNLFHSTSAGVPGNHSFYNNPKVDALIEAGRKEKDPEKRKEIYAEAQQIEMEEVPLLPFRSSENLAAIAKNVQGVYISPSGYIDVSQVTIQ; encoded by the coding sequence GTGAAGAAGAAGCACATGCTAGGATCTATTCTCGCCCTGTCTGTCTTGGTTTCCACAGTCTTGGCAGGCTGTGGTGGCAGTCAGACATCCAGTGGGACGAATTCCGCGTCCAACTCCAATCAAGCTTCGACTAGCCCCGCGTCTTCATCGGCCGCAGCGGGTGGAGGCGGTACCTTGATTATTGCGCGCTTGTCCGATGCGAATAATCTGGACCCGCATTTCAGTACCCAGATTAATTCCATGGCAGTGACGCAGCACAAGCTCTATGAAGGTCTGGTCATGATGGATCGGAATAGTGAGTACAAACCTCTTTTGGCAAAGGAATGGAAACAAAAAGACGATGTCACCTGGGAGTTTACACTGCGTGAAGGCGTTACCTTCCACGATGGGGAGCCTTTTAATGCAGAAGCCGTGAAGAAGACGATCGACCGCATTTTGGACAAAGACAACCCAACTCCCAAGGCAAACATGTTTGGCATGATTAAAGAAGTGAAGGTCATTGACCCACAAAAGGTAGATATTATTTTACATTATCCGTTCGCAGGGCTGCTGTCCGTACTGGCGAGTGCCGAGGGTGGCATCATCAGCCCAAAGGCGATAGACCAATTTGGCAAAGAGTTGTCCAAAAAACCAGTAGGGACGGGGCCGTTCATCTTTGAATCATGGACGCCTGGACAAGAAATCGTCATGGTGAAAAACGAGAAGTATTGGGGCAACCAACCGAAGCTGGAAAAAGTCGTTTTCAAAACCATTCCCGAGGATGCGACGCGTGTAGCCATGGTGGAAACGGGGGAAGCTCATGTCGCTGAACAGCTTCCCGTCACTGAACTGGAAAGGGTACAGAATTCACAGAGCATGTCTTTAGGTCGGTTCGAATCATTCGCGGTTGACCACATCGGGATGAACGTCAAGCAGAAGCCTTTTGACGATGTTCGCGTCCGTCAGGCCATCGCCCATGCGATCGATAAGGAAGCGATTATTAAAGGGGTATATAACAATGTCGGAAAAGTAGCCATCTCGTCATTAGGACCAAAAGTCATCGGCTACAGCCCGAATATCAAAACGCCGGAATATGACCTGAACAAAGCGAAGCAATTGCTCACCGAAGCAGGCTACGCCAACGGATTCAAGGCAACCATCTATCTCAATGACAACAAAGCACGAATCAATGTGGCAGAAGTGCTGCAATCCCAGCTGAAGGGAATCGGCATCGACTTGCAGATTCAAGTGATGGAGTTCGGCGCGTATCTGGAATTGGCGGCAAAAGGTGAAGCGCAAATGTTCATTAGTGGCTGGGGTAATGCGACCGGGGATGCAGATTACAACCAGTACAACCTCTTCCACAGCACGTCAGCAGGTGTGCCAGGCAACCATTCCTTCTATAATAATCCGAAAGTCGATGCGTTGATTGAAGCGGGGCGTAAGGAGAAAGATCCAGAGAAGCGCAAGGAAATCTACGCAGAAGCGCAGCAAATCGAGATGGAGGAGGTGCCGTTGTTGCCATTCCGCAGCAGTGAAAACCTCGCAGCCATTGCAAAAAATGTACAGGGTGTGTACATCAGTCCATCCGGGTACATTGACGTGAGCCAAGTGACGATTCAATAG
- a CDS encoding sterol desaturase family protein translates to MKAKFLKEFFTFPDILIMSILFLIGLSFTISKWYVLETWLALVAGMIGYAASEYLIHRFLFHLKPPRNPFFLHLLKRLHYDHHADPNNLHLLFLPVWYSLPLIAGTGGICYLLTSDVIVTNAFVTGVIGFLLFYEWKHYIAHRPVQPISPWGRWMKKLHLWHHFKNEHYWYGVTSPVFDVMLGTYKNEQDVEKSSTVRDLERRDKDVEL, encoded by the coding sequence TTGAAGGCAAAGTTTCTGAAGGAATTTTTTACGTTTCCGGATATCCTCATCATGAGCATTCTATTCCTGATTGGCTTGTCTTTCACTATTTCTAAATGGTACGTGTTGGAAACCTGGTTGGCACTCGTGGCGGGGATGATTGGATATGCGGCAAGCGAATACTTGATTCATCGATTTCTCTTTCACCTCAAACCGCCTCGAAATCCATTTTTTCTCCATTTGTTAAAACGCTTACATTACGATCATCACGCCGATCCGAACAACTTGCACCTGTTGTTCTTGCCCGTGTGGTACAGCTTGCCGCTCATTGCAGGAACCGGAGGCATTTGCTATCTGCTTACTTCCGACGTGATTGTGACCAATGCCTTTGTTACAGGCGTGATAGGATTTCTGCTATTTTATGAATGGAAGCATTATATCGCCCATCGTCCAGTTCAACCCATATCTCCATGGGGGCGCTGGATGAAAAAGCTTCATCTATGGCATCACTTCAAAAATGAACATTATTGGTACGGTGTTACCAGCCCTGTTTTTGACGTCATGTTGGGAACTTACAAGAATGAACAGGATGTCGAGAAAAGTTCGACGGTGAGGGATCTGGAAAGACGGGACAAAGATGTTGAACTGTAA
- a CDS encoding GntR family transcriptional regulator gives MTLEKKGGKKERSSDQIEMKLIKAILTREYPAGSTLRPERELAEYYGVGRPTVREALQRLERDGWITVRKGHPAIVNDYWHQGNIMTLVHIIQNHDDVTDEFISYLLELRISLAPAYIRNAVAAQQPKVVALLANLDQLKPDADSYAVFDWELQKNLTKLSPNPIYLLIVNSFDSFYLKMARRYFSIPEHREASWHYYHELLNVALQGDFIEAERVARKAMEKSLELWRNRTV, from the coding sequence ATGACATTGGAGAAAAAAGGGGGAAAGAAAGAACGGTCGTCGGATCAAATTGAGATGAAATTAATCAAGGCAATTTTGACCCGAGAGTATCCTGCAGGAAGTACGCTGCGGCCGGAACGGGAGCTGGCAGAGTACTACGGGGTAGGTCGGCCAACCGTTAGAGAAGCACTGCAACGCTTGGAAAGAGATGGCTGGATCACTGTGCGGAAAGGGCATCCGGCAATTGTCAATGATTATTGGCATCAAGGCAATATAATGACTCTTGTCCATATCATTCAAAACCACGACGATGTTACGGATGAGTTTATTTCGTACTTGCTGGAATTGCGGATATCGCTGGCGCCTGCTTACATTCGTAACGCAGTTGCTGCTCAACAGCCGAAGGTAGTCGCATTGCTTGCCAATCTCGATCAACTGAAACCTGATGCTGATTCTTATGCAGTGTTTGATTGGGAGCTGCAGAAAAATCTGACGAAGCTTTCCCCAAATCCTATCTATTTACTGATTGTAAACAGTTTTGATTCCTTTTACCTAAAAATGGCGCGAAGGTATTTTTCCATCCCGGAACACCGCGAGGCATCTTGGCACTATTACCATGAACTGTTGAACGTCGCTTTGCAGGGAGATTTCATCGAAGCAGAGCGTGTAGCCAGAAAGGCAATGGAAAAAAGTTTGGAGCTGTGGAGAAACCGAACCGTGTAG
- a CDS encoding branched-chain amino acid aminotransferase → MECQLTITRTEQKKEKPASDKLGFGVHFTDHMFTMDYTEGKGWHDPQIVPYSPLILDPAAMVFHYGQAVFEGLKAYRNQEGKVSLFRPDQNFKRMNRSLERMSMPLIDEEFMVEALKQLVAVDKEWIPTENGQSLYIRPFVIATEPCFGVRASHTYKLVIVLSPVGAYYAGGMKPVKIYVENNYVRAVRGGTGNAKVAGNYAGGLKAQVEAKEKGYEQVLWLDGVENKYIEEVGSMNVFFKVKGEVWTPSLNGSILEGITRDSTIQLLKHWGIPVVEKRISMEDLHTAYVNGELEEAFGTGTAAVISPVGDLNWNGHQMIINGEKTGELTTKLYDEMTGIQYGEREDKFGWSVEVTE, encoded by the coding sequence ATGGAGTGTCAGTTAACAATTACCCGGACAGAACAGAAAAAAGAGAAACCAGCTTCTGACAAGCTGGGGTTCGGTGTTCATTTTACCGATCATATGTTCACCATGGATTATACAGAAGGTAAAGGATGGCATGATCCACAAATCGTCCCTTACTCTCCGCTGATATTAGACCCGGCAGCAATGGTGTTCCACTACGGGCAAGCAGTTTTTGAAGGCTTGAAAGCTTATCGCAATCAAGAGGGCAAGGTTAGCTTGTTCCGTCCTGATCAAAATTTCAAGCGTATGAACCGTTCACTGGAGCGCATGAGTATGCCGTTGATCGACGAGGAATTCATGGTCGAGGCATTGAAGCAGCTGGTAGCGGTAGATAAAGAATGGATTCCAACAGAAAACGGACAGTCTCTCTACATTCGTCCCTTCGTAATCGCAACGGAGCCATGCTTTGGTGTGCGCGCTTCGCATACGTACAAATTGGTGATCGTGCTCTCTCCAGTTGGAGCGTACTATGCGGGTGGCATGAAGCCCGTGAAAATCTACGTAGAAAACAACTACGTTCGTGCGGTAAGAGGCGGAACAGGAAACGCAAAAGTGGCAGGTAACTACGCAGGCGGTCTGAAAGCACAAGTGGAAGCGAAGGAAAAAGGCTATGAGCAAGTGCTGTGGCTCGACGGCGTAGAGAACAAATATATTGAAGAAGTAGGCAGTATGAACGTGTTTTTTAAGGTAAAAGGGGAAGTGTGGACCCCATCATTGAACGGCAGCATCCTGGAGGGTATCACGAGAGATTCGACGATCCAATTGCTCAAACACTGGGGAATTCCAGTCGTAGAGAAGCGGATTTCCATGGAAGATCTGCATACCGCTTACGTCAACGGTGAGCTGGAAGAAGCATTCGGTACCGGAACAGCGGCGGTTATTTCCCCAGTCGGTGATCTGAACTGGAACGGGCATCAGATGATCATTAACGGTGAAAAAACAGGGGAATTGACAACGAAACTGTATGACGAGATGACAGGAATCCAGTACGGTGAGCGTGAAGACAAGTTTGGCTGGTCGGTAGAAGTAACAGAATAA
- a CDS encoding SDR family oxidoreductase yields the protein MTTSLRLHGKIAIVTGASRLQGIGAAICKVLASHGADIFHTYWTAYDHSMAHGIQKDEPAILQEEIRRYGVRCAGIEIDLSQPDAYKEVLDAAAAQLGIPSILVNNACYSTNDGYEALDIASLDAHYAINVRATTMLSVEFARRFSQQRGGRIINMTSGQSKGPMVGEIAYAATKGAVDALTATLAAEVATRGITVNAVNPGPTDSGWMNDEIKQYLLQQFPFGRIGQPEDAARLVAFLASDEAEWITGQIMHSEGGFIR from the coding sequence ATGACGACAAGCCTTCGTCTGCACGGAAAAATTGCCATAGTAACAGGTGCCAGCCGCCTTCAAGGGATTGGCGCTGCTATCTGTAAAGTGCTTGCCTCACACGGGGCCGATATTTTCCATACGTATTGGACCGCCTATGACCACTCCATGGCACATGGGATTCAAAAGGATGAACCCGCAATTTTGCAGGAGGAGATCAGACGCTACGGAGTCAGGTGTGCGGGAATCGAGATCGACCTGTCACAACCGGATGCCTACAAGGAGGTGCTCGACGCAGCTGCAGCACAATTGGGCATACCAAGCATCCTCGTCAACAATGCTTGCTACTCGACAAATGACGGCTACGAGGCATTGGATATAGCTAGTTTGGACGCCCATTATGCCATCAATGTGCGGGCAACCACCATGCTCAGCGTGGAATTTGCTCGTCGCTTCTCTCAACAACGCGGAGGCCGAATCATCAACATGACTTCTGGTCAATCCAAAGGCCCGATGGTCGGTGAGATCGCGTATGCGGCAACAAAAGGAGCCGTGGATGCCCTGACAGCCACACTGGCTGCTGAAGTAGCTACGCGAGGGATTACGGTCAACGCTGTAAATCCAGGTCCTACCGATTCAGGGTGGATGAACGACGAAATCAAGCAATACCTTTTGCAGCAATTTCCATTCGGACGGATCGGACAGCCTGAGGATGCAGCGCGTCTGGTCGCATTTCTGGCGAGTGACGAAGCGGAGTGGATTACGGGACAGATTATGCATTCCGAAGGCGGGTTCATCCGGTAA
- a CDS encoding amidohydrolase family protein — translation MKKKITAKYVIGFDGEDHVIIKDGEVVYENDTIVYVGHHFDGEVDEVIDTGNAVVSPGFIDLNALGDIDHDIVHLEQASARNKNMLWSEDYYRKGYHEVMTPEEEAFKSLYAYSQLILNGVTTAMPITSVFYKRWAETYEELAAAADHAGRLGLRMYMGPSYQSGMRVVKANGEIEVLWNEAEGQAGLERAVQFVKDFDGAHNGLIRGMLAPERIETQSVENLINTKRYSEELGCPIRLHAAQGLYEYTEIHRRHNKSPIQFLNEIGFLGKKTAIPHAHFIPGFSKANFGEGDDLAILQETGTTVIHCPLVVGRHGEALESFARYKRRGVNIAIGTDTFPPDFIQNIRTASMLSRLVEGDVTDSSYADIYRAATLGGARFLGRDDLGRLAPGAKADIIAIDLDGFHMGAVDDPIRTIITCGSGRDVKLSIIAGRTVMKDRLMPGVDLEEIKAKGQRYFDKMRLGYVERDYQQLGEKELFKPSFPIVSKP, via the coding sequence ATGAAAAAGAAAATAACCGCAAAATATGTCATCGGTTTTGACGGCGAAGATCATGTGATTATCAAGGATGGAGAAGTCGTTTACGAGAACGACACCATTGTGTATGTGGGGCATCATTTTGATGGCGAGGTAGATGAAGTGATCGATACTGGCAATGCAGTAGTCAGCCCGGGCTTCATTGACCTGAATGCGTTGGGAGACATTGATCACGACATCGTACATCTGGAGCAAGCTTCTGCGAGAAACAAAAATATGCTCTGGTCAGAAGATTACTACCGCAAAGGCTACCATGAGGTAATGACCCCGGAGGAAGAAGCGTTCAAATCCCTTTACGCCTACAGTCAACTGATTCTGAACGGGGTAACGACAGCGATGCCGATTACATCCGTCTTCTATAAGCGCTGGGCGGAAACGTATGAGGAGCTGGCAGCCGCAGCCGATCACGCAGGACGCTTGGGATTGCGTATGTACATGGGGCCGAGCTATCAATCCGGCATGCGCGTCGTGAAGGCAAATGGAGAGATCGAAGTACTGTGGAACGAAGCGGAAGGACAAGCAGGTCTGGAGCGGGCTGTACAATTTGTCAAAGATTTCGATGGGGCGCACAACGGACTTATTCGTGGAATGCTCGCGCCAGAGCGAATCGAGACACAGTCTGTAGAGAACTTGATCAACACAAAGCGCTACAGCGAGGAGCTCGGATGTCCGATCCGTCTGCATGCTGCACAAGGTCTTTATGAATATACGGAAATTCATCGTCGCCACAACAAATCACCGATTCAGTTCCTGAATGAGATCGGCTTCCTCGGAAAGAAAACGGCAATTCCGCACGCCCATTTCATTCCAGGCTTTAGTAAAGCAAATTTCGGAGAGGGAGACGATTTGGCGATCCTCCAAGAGACAGGCACGACCGTGATTCACTGCCCGCTCGTAGTCGGCCGCCACGGCGAGGCACTCGAATCGTTTGCCCGTTACAAGCGTCGTGGCGTCAACATCGCAATTGGAACCGATACGTTTCCGCCTGACTTCATCCAAAACATTCGCACAGCCAGCATGCTATCCCGTTTGGTGGAAGGCGATGTCACGGATTCCAGTTATGCTGATATTTACCGCGCAGCAACATTGGGCGGCGCACGTTTCCTTGGCAGAGATGATCTGGGACGATTGGCGCCGGGGGCAAAAGCAGATATCATTGCCATCGATCTGGACGGTTTCCACATGGGGGCGGTTGATGATCCAATCCGTACGATTATCACGTGTGGCTCAGGCCGTGATGTGAAGCTCTCCATCATTGCTGGACGCACCGTTATGAAAGACCGCCTCATGCCAGGAGTTGATCTGGAAGAGATCAAAGCGAAGGGACAGCGTTACTTTGACAAAATGCGTCTGGGCTACGTCGAGCGCGACTATCAGCAGTTGGGCGAAAAAGAGCTGTTTAAGCCTTCTTTCCCAATCGTGAGCAAACCATAG
- a CDS encoding amidohydrolase family protein, translating into MRQAFWLTNVRLDKGFETGDDGVFHTISEICHLKIEDGKIADIVSATEPLDTTLPQEDAKGLLALPSFVEKHNHLDKTYAGATWKSCLPPKKLIDRLEFEAKEMPLMTGTTKERAQAMLQLHIKGGATHVRTHVNIDPYIGLKNLEGVRAALEEYSDRLTYEIVAFPQQGLLRTQASSLMRQAMKEGATLVGGLDPAGIDNELEGSLREMMDIAVEADADVDIHLHDPGTLGFYTIKRLLDLTEEAGWQNRMAISHAFALGDVSMEESSDMADRLSQMGTMIMTTVPINRAMPPVPMLHAKGVHVALGYDGFYDSWSPYGTGDMLDKLNRLVERYRWVDEKSLVQSLYFITGGKTTLDKDGNRAWPKVGDEASIVFAESSCSAEAIARKSRRAAVMFKGKIVHGALERMEETK; encoded by the coding sequence GTGAGGCAAGCTTTTTGGTTAACCAACGTTCGTCTCGATAAAGGATTTGAAACAGGAGACGACGGTGTCTTTCACACAATCTCAGAAATCTGTCATTTGAAGATCGAAGACGGCAAAATCGCAGACATCGTCTCGGCGACAGAACCACTCGACACCACTTTACCGCAAGAAGATGCAAAAGGTTTATTGGCCCTCCCCTCTTTTGTTGAAAAGCATAATCATCTGGATAAAACGTATGCGGGCGCAACCTGGAAATCTTGCCTCCCTCCGAAAAAACTGATCGATCGCTTGGAGTTCGAAGCAAAAGAAATGCCGCTGATGACCGGGACGACCAAAGAGCGCGCACAAGCGATGCTCCAGCTCCATATCAAAGGCGGCGCCACACATGTGCGCACACACGTCAACATCGATCCATACATCGGGCTGAAAAACCTGGAGGGTGTGCGTGCAGCACTGGAAGAATACAGTGATCGTCTGACGTATGAAATCGTCGCTTTCCCGCAACAGGGGCTCCTGCGCACACAAGCAAGCTCCTTGATGAGACAAGCCATGAAGGAAGGCGCCACACTGGTTGGGGGCTTGGACCCGGCTGGGATTGATAATGAATTGGAAGGCTCCTTGCGTGAAATGATGGACATTGCGGTGGAAGCAGATGCGGATGTCGATATTCACCTGCATGATCCGGGGACACTCGGCTTTTATACGATCAAAAGACTGCTCGATCTTACCGAGGAAGCTGGTTGGCAGAACCGTATGGCGATCAGTCATGCCTTTGCGCTCGGAGATGTGTCGATGGAGGAAAGCTCGGACATGGCAGATCGATTGTCCCAGATGGGAACGATGATCATGACGACCGTTCCGATTAATCGGGCGATGCCACCTGTTCCGATGCTTCATGCAAAAGGCGTACATGTCGCGCTTGGTTACGATGGATTCTACGATTCGTGGTCGCCATATGGAACAGGCGATATGCTGGATAAGCTAAACCGTCTGGTCGAGCGCTACCGTTGGGTGGATGAGAAATCATTGGTGCAATCGTTGTACTTCATCACCGGTGGAAAAACAACGCTCGATAAAGATGGCAACCGTGCATGGCCAAAGGTTGGCGACGAGGCGAGCATCGTGTTTGCCGAAAGCTCCTGCTCTGCGGAAGCGATTGCGAGAAAATCTCGTCGGGCTGCTGTTATGTTTAAAGGGAAGATTGTGCATGGTGCTTTGGAGAGAATGGAAGAAACAAAATAG
- the pdxR gene encoding MocR-like pyridoxine biosynthesis transcription factor PdxR, producing MKNTIFTFKDHSPKYKQIYEKFKSFIEQGDIKADEPLPSIRQLADSLQVSRNTTLMAYEQLVAEGYIRGEGRKGYFVNELEPVLFQEARSSSAYKQTEPVPPVRIDFRADVVDQSHFPLKTWRRISNQVLTAKDSFRYGEPFGESSLREQIAAYLLQSRGVRTEPDAIIIGSSTQQMLVYLGLVLKHDFPSVIVEDPGYDGARKAFQLNRFTLETLPVYETGADFSHLEHMKSRLIYVAPSHHSPYGVSMPIQQRHALIHWAKNRQGYIIEDDYDSEYRYTQQPFPALASIDSTRVIYLGNFSKCFLPGIRLSYMVLPQPLISCYKSQFAHFESTTSLLSQFAMAKFMEEGEWNRHIKRMRLVYKRKMQHFVCELRNHFKQHISIIGEQSGLYVLVKVHLECSEEWLIQQASLQGVKVYPTSLYFIKNKTDEPIIKLGFSNLSSDEIQRGVKLLKKAWL from the coding sequence ATGAAAAATACCATTTTTACATTCAAAGATCATTCTCCTAAATACAAACAAATCTATGAGAAATTTAAATCATTTATTGAGCAAGGCGACATAAAGGCGGACGAGCCATTGCCCTCCATTCGCCAACTTGCAGATTCCTTACAGGTAAGCCGCAATACTACATTAATGGCGTATGAGCAACTTGTTGCTGAAGGGTATATTCGTGGAGAAGGCCGAAAAGGTTATTTTGTAAATGAGTTAGAGCCCGTTTTATTTCAAGAGGCTCGCAGCTCTTCTGCTTACAAGCAAACAGAGCCGGTACCACCTGTTCGTATTGATTTCCGCGCAGACGTCGTCGATCAATCGCATTTCCCTTTAAAAACGTGGAGGAGGATTTCGAATCAAGTATTAACGGCTAAGGATAGCTTCCGGTACGGGGAGCCTTTTGGTGAATCGAGCCTGCGTGAGCAAATCGCAGCATATTTACTTCAGTCTCGTGGGGTGAGAACAGAACCAGATGCCATCATTATCGGAAGCAGTACCCAACAAATGCTTGTGTATCTCGGTCTTGTCTTGAAGCATGATTTTCCTAGCGTGATTGTGGAAGACCCTGGTTATGATGGCGCTAGGAAAGCTTTTCAATTAAATCGTTTTACACTGGAAACATTACCCGTTTATGAAACAGGTGCTGATTTTTCCCACTTGGAACATATGAAATCACGATTGATTTATGTGGCGCCGTCCCATCACAGTCCATATGGGGTAAGCATGCCCATTCAACAAAGGCATGCACTCATCCATTGGGCAAAAAATAGGCAAGGATATATTATCGAAGACGATTATGATAGTGAATATCGCTATACCCAACAACCATTTCCTGCACTTGCTTCCATCGATTCAACAAGGGTTATTTATCTCGGAAATTTCTCGAAGTGCTTTCTTCCAGGAATTCGTTTAAGTTATATGGTGTTGCCACAGCCACTTATCAGCTGTTATAAAAGTCAATTCGCCCATTTCGAGAGCACCACTTCACTCCTTAGCCAATTTGCCATGGCGAAATTTATGGAGGAAGGGGAATGGAATCGCCATATTAAACGCATGCGTCTGGTTTATAAACGAAAAATGCAGCACTTCGTTTGTGAATTAAGGAATCATTTCAAACAACATATTTCTATCATTGGCGAGCAGTCTGGTTTGTACGTATTAGTTAAAGTACACCTGGAATGTTCAGAAGAATGGCTCATTCAACAAGCTTCCCTTCAGGGAGTGAAAGTGTATCCTACTTCACTCTACTTCATTAAAAACAAAACCGATGAACCAATCATTAAACTTGGTTTCAGTAATTTATCAAGTGATGAAATCCAACGTGGAGTGAAGCTCTTAAAAAAGGCTTGGTTATAA